The sequence TCTCCTGAAAGAGAAAAGGGAGACAGGCAGTGCCCTCGTGCCGGAGCAATGCCAACAAAAAAGCCCCGTCCAGAAAGTACGGGGCAAGACACGAGTGGAAGAAGGGACAAAAAAGAAGGCATCAGTACGGACTGGAAGGGCCCCTTCCGCCGACGAAGAAAACGCAGGCGGTAAACCCCACAAAACCCGCAGCAAATTCACGCTGCAACGAAAGAGATGGTCCAAACCGGAGATCCTCCGACAGGGGCCGTGACACACTGAATGGTACTTCACAACGCCTGACAACAACAGGAGCGATCAAGCAGAAAAACCCATCAACTAGGCCTGTCCACCAACCCGGCAGCCCCGGAAGGCCCGTAAAATGACGGATTATGGGAATAAACAGCCCGGAAAATCGCCGGAGAAACCAGGGCAATAACCGTTGCTCCCCATACAAGAGCATCATCATTACGCCATGTCTCAACAGAGCAGGCAAACAAGACGGCGGGAACGCTTGTCCCGGCCAACCAGACGTCTTCTGGCTTCCCGGGCAGTGCAAACAAGATCCGGGAGTCACGAATCCACAGCAGCACCAGCGCCACAGCCACAATCAGAACCATACTGGCCGGAAAGTCCCGATAGCGTCCACCAAAGGCAAGACCAAAGGCACTGGTCGCAGCAACAGCCAAGGTCATCCGGTACAAAAGACCATGCCATACACCCAACCCAGGTTCCTTGCTCTGCAAAACAGACAGGAAAGCAACAGCGGAAACAACGGCCAGTAAACCAACGCCCCCATTCACGCCCCACTCCAGCAAAGAGCGGCTGGACAGCACAGAATGACGAGCCAGAAGAGCAATGACTTCCCCCGCAGCCAAGGCCCCAACGACAGAGATGGCAAATCCAACACGATCAATACGTTTGCTCACAATAATAACGGCCACGAAAATAAAAACACCAGTGCCCAAAGCCACCAGAACCCACTGCAGCCAATCCGGATCCTCAACAACCGGTCCCTTCAGCAGAATTTTCGGCTTTCCTCCGGTCTGCTGAAGCCCCCAATATCCACCAACTGTTCCTTCTTGGTCCCGCTTCCACATCTGGTCAAAGGCCTCGATCAGGTTGACACGCCAGCCATTGCTGTCTGCCATATCCAGAACACCACGAATAAAGCGCGTGGCGTTAACAAGACCAGGCTCGGCACCCTCCCGCTGCCTTCCACGGGTTGGCCACCCTGTTTCGCCAATCAGGACATCTTGGCCAGCAAAAAGAGCTCCCACAGACTCGCGGACATCGCGCACATGCCGCAGGGCTGTATCAATATCAGCCGGCTCATCCTCCCAGTACGGCAGAATATGCACCGTCACAAAATCAACTTCGTTTTTCAGGGCTTCTGCGTGCCTAGTCCAGAATTCCCATACATCGGCATAGGTGACAGGTTGAGGGACACGAGATCGCACCTCGCGGAGAAAGGCAGCCATCCCTTCAGGAGCCTGCTCGCGCCGCAACAACACTTCATTCCCGACAATAACCGCCTTGACGGTTTGCGGGTACGCATTGGCTATAGTGACAGCCCGCTCAACCTCGCTCCGGTTATCAACCGGGCTACCCCCAATCCAGATCCCGAGAAGCACATGCATACCCAGCTTCTCAGCCTCGGCAGCCAGCTGATCCAAGCCATTGGATGATGCATAGGTGCGCACACAAGAGGTCAAGGTTTTAAGATGGGCCAGATCTTCGGCCAAACGTTCCCGGGTCACATGGAAAGACGGGTCGAACGGACTCTCGCCATCGCGGAACGGAGCGTAGGAAACGCACGGAACCCGGCTCATGGCGGAATCCGTAACATCAACCGGTATGCCGGGGCGGACAAGCACACCGGCAAGAACCAGAACAGCAACAACCAACCCCGCCAGAACGCGACTACGCCCCATGATTCTTGCACCTGGAAGACAAAAAGACAGACCTTGCTTGGTAAACAAGTTTCACCCCCCGGGAAAGGAAAAATATTGCCCCGCTCACCCCCTTTGTTCAGTGGGCCTGACACGGACACACGACAAGACGGCCGGGTTGCCGACAGAAAATTGGTGTGATACAGGCTTGCAGCCAATTATCCGGGTCCGGAGCATTTTGTCATGACCATTACGCCAATCCCTCTGCCAATGCCATCCTTGCCGGCACAGTTTCAGGGACGGGACTGGAGCATACCCAGAACAGACTGGACACGACACGATGTTGAAACCCTGTTTGACATGCCGTTCATTGATTTGGTCAGCTTGGCGCAGAGCATACATCGCAGCTGGTTTGATCCCAACACGATCCAGCGATCAACCCTTGTCAACATAAAGACCGGGGCCTGCCCCGAGGACTGCAAGTACTGTTCCCAGTCAAGAACGGCGAAAGCCAAGCTGAAGGTTGAACCCTTGATGGGGGTTGAAGAAGTTCGGACCGCAGCCCGCAAAGCCCGTGAGAACGGCGCAACCCGCCTGTGCATGGGGGCAGCTTGGCGCCAGCTTCGCGAACGGGATCTGCCAACCATTGTCGAGATGATCGGCGCGGTGAAAGAAGAAGGTCTGCAGACCTGCATGACCCTTGGCATGTTGAAACCGGAGCTGGCCAATGCGTTGGCCGAGGCTGGTCTGGACTACTATAACCATAACGTCGATACCTCGCCCGAATACTACAAAAGTATCATCTCATCCCGTACCTACGAGAATCGCCTTGATACGCTGAAGGCCGTGCGGGAAGCCGGCATCCGGGTTTGCTCCGGCGGGATTGTCGGTCTTGGAGAAAGTCGGGCAGATCGGGCCGGCATGCTGCATACACTGGCAACGCTGGAGACACACCCCAACAGCGTGCCCATCAACATGCTGGTTGGAATCAAGGGAACTGCCTTGTCTGACGAAGGAAAAGGGGGGAATGTCGACCCTCTGGAGTTTGTCCGCACCATCGCCGTTGCACGTATCCTGATGCCACGTTCGGTTGTTCGCCTCTCGGCAGGCCGCCATGCCATGGATGACAGCACGCAGGCTCTTGCCTTCATGGCTGGTGCCAATTCCATTTTCTACGGCGAAGAATTACTGACAACGGAAAACAGCCCAACCGCACGGGACAATGACCTGTTGACCCGACTGGGGATAACCCCCATGGCACAAAACCCCAACGACTGAGAACAAGAACCCGGGAATCTGAATCCCGGGTCAGAAGGGCCAGAACAAGGGAATAATCAGAACCGAGACCAAGCCAATAATCGCGTTCAACGGGGCACCGATCTTCAGAAAATCGGTAAAACGATAACCGCCTGCCGTATAAACCATGGTGTTGGTCTGATAACCGATCGGCGTTGCAAAGCTTGCAGATGCCCCGAACATCACGGCAACGACAAGGGGCCGTGGGTCAATGCCTATCTCGACACCTAGGTTATAGGCAATCGGCGTCATCAAAACAGCCACCGCATTGTTGGTGATGATCTCGGTCATGAGTGACACAATGACGTATATAACAATCAACAGGACCCATGGCGAATGCCCATGTAAATAAGGTGCCATTGCGCCTACAACCAACTTTATGGCCCCTGTCTTTTCCAATGTCAGACCAACAGCGAGCATCCCGAAAATAAGAACCAGTATGCGCCAGTCTACTGCTTGATAGGCTTCATCTACATCAACACAGCGTGTCAAAAGAACCAGAGCCACGGCAATAAGCGCCAAGGCTGAAATCTCTGCCACACCAAGCGCAGACAGCCCAATGACAGCCAACATGATAAGGACAACAAAAGGAGCCTTGGTTCTGCGGAAAGGACGGTCCTTGGGTTCCGACAGGTTAATCAGCCCCTGATCACTGGACAAACGCTCCAGATCCTCGGCTGACCCCTCCATCAGGACTGTATCACCAACCTGAAGAACAACAGAATCAAGATCCCGGGAGACATTTTCCCCAGCACGATGAACAGCTAGGGGATAAACCCCATAACGCCGACGAAGGCGCAGATTGCCAACAGGATGCCCAGCCATTGGCGACCCCGGCCCAACCAGTCCCTCGGCAATGGTTGACTGACGCGCGATCAGAGGCTCAAGCGCATGCGCACCGGGAAACTCAACCTTGCTGTCCTCGCGCAGGGATATGACCTCACCAGCCCGCGTTTTCAGGATCACGCGATCTCCCGCCTCAAGAACCACACTATCAAGGTCCCGACGCAGGGACTCCTCGCCACGCACAACATCAATCAGACGCCCATCCGCACGACGAAATAGATTAACCTCAACAGCAAGGCTACCGATCAGCGGGGAGTCATAGGGAACAACAACCTCCGTAATAAAGCGCGGACCGGCCCGATTACCAACAAGCGTACTAAGGCTCTGCCGGTCAGGGAGAAGACGGGGAGCGACCAGAACAACATAAACCATACCGGCAATGGCCATCAGGACACCGGCACCACTGATCTCGAAGATCCCGAATGGCTCCATCCCAAGCCCCTGGGCCACACCATCCACCAGCAGGTTGGTTGATGTTCCAATCATCGTACAGGTGCCGCCCATGATTGTGGCGTAGGACAAGGGAATCAGAAACTTTGACGGTGACTGCTGAAGGGAAACCGCCAAACCGATCACAACCGGGATCATAACAATCACAACAGGCGTGTTATTGACAAAGGCCGACATCAACATCGTGCCCCCCATCAACAGACTGATTGCCACAGTTGGCCGCGAGCGGGCAATACGATGGATAACACCGCCAAAGGCTTCAATAGCACCGGTGCGTACAAGGGCACCGGACAGAATAAACATGGCCGCAATCGTTGCCGGAGCACTGTTGGAAAAAACGGAAAAAACTTCCTTGATGTTCAGCAAATCAAGAATCAGGAGCAGAGCCACCGCCGCAACAGCAACAACATCGGGCGGCCATTTCTCCCACACAAAGGCCACAAGCAGAACCACCAGAAAGCCAAGGGCTACATAGGGAGCAAGGGCATCAAACCCGTATAACATGCCCTTAAGCCCCCGACAGTCATGATACCTAGGGCAGGAATGCTACCAAAGAGTGAGCTGCTGGGGCAATAAAACTGTTAACGCGAGGACCTGTCGGAAACAACAGGCCTTACCGCCATTCCAGAGCTCTCGAGACCCTCGCCTGAATGGCTTGCTCCCTCACCCTGAGACTTAGCAGCGACGGACACACAACGAGGAGAACGCGCAACAGCAACAACCATGATGGTTGCCGCCACCGCACCGTAGTCCGCATTGTAAAACACCAGCGCCATCAGAGTCAGTGCCAGAGCAGCAACCATGACAGCCGGACGCCGGAACCAGAGCGCCAACCCGGCCGCCGGGATTGACACGATGCCCAGCACCTTGGTGTACATCAGGATGCCCAGACTGGACCGCAGGGAACACTGGAATGACACGGCGCCAAGAGCACAGGCGTGGGACATTGCCTCATCCTGCAGCCAGAAATAACGCGCAAAAAGCAGCAAGATCAGGAAAAAAAAGAAAGCTAGGACAACAGGCATCCGGGCCGGATGCAACAAGGCCTTCACAAGATCTTTCCACAACATGCAAAACCTGCCACTGTATCAATATAATACAAGCCGAACATGGACAAAGCACTGATGACAGCCCGGTCTCTTGCCACAGTTCAGGGACAAACCCAACAGCCCGGACGCATGATACACGCGAGAAAGGTTATCGCGGTTTTACGCTGCCATGTCAAAAGACAAAGCAGGACAGCATGAGCCTCATGTGCCGGTTTGGCCTGTCCGGATCTCCCTTTCCTCTGTTCCCGGATCCACAGCGATGGTTTCCCTTGCGATCGTCTGTAGCGACACTGGAACATCTGCAGGCCCGCTTGCGTGACGGAGACAGGCTCCTGACTCTGACAGGGCCGGAAGGTATCGGCAAAAGCACACTGTGTGCCAAGCTGCTGCGTGACATCCCCTCACCCCTCTCGGCCCTTTGCATAACCATTCCCGGCGATAACAACAGCAAAAGCCTGGAACGCCTCCTTCTGGGCGCCCTGTCCCACGGCGTACACCCGGAGGGTGAAGGCGAAGAGCATGATATGATCATCAGGCTTCTGCTCGGCCGACGCCCTAGCCGGACACCGTGCTTGGTCATTATTGACGATGCCCATTATCTGCCATCCCGCGCCTTGCTGTTTCTGCACAGCCTTCTGGCCATGCACCGGGAGGGAGGTCCTATCCTAAGAGTTGTTTTGTGTGGTGCGGATGACCTCCTTCCACGACTGAACCACCCCCTCTTCCGCGCACTGTCCTCACTCCCGACACACTTTCTCAGCCTGCAGCCCATGAATGCAGGAGAAACCATCGCCTATATAGACCATCACCTGAACCTAGCAGCCCTACCGGATCATCCAGCAGCACGCCCTTTTTCTCCCGAAGCCCTAGGCATCCTAGTTGTGGACAGTCAGGGGCTGCCCGGACGCGTCAACCAGCTGTGTGACAAGGCATTGCACGCTGCAGCACAACGCGGCGATATTCTCGTCCGTCCTGAAGATCTGGGATACCAATCTGCCTTCACACCCACCCATGGTCAGAAGAAACAGGTGGGTATAACCCAAGCCTCAATTCTTGCAGGATTTGGCGGTATGCTTGCCGGAGCTCTGATCGCAGCATTCTTCACGGGAATAATCCCAGTGCTGGACAGCAACAGTGAACTGGAACCGATAGCCTTGGACAAGGAGGGTTCCTCCCTGCTGACAGGGACCCGGGCACACCCGCCTCTGTCGATTGTACTGAGCGAGAAACCAGATCCCCCGGCACCACCGCCGCAGCTTGATGGTCATCAGGACGAGAGCGGATCCAGCACAGCCTGCCGCGATCAGCAAGGCCGCTGGTTATGGTCATCAACAGCTTGCCCTAACAACCCCGATTCAACAGTGAAGCCCTGATGTACGCAGCCATCCGTTCATGCCTGCTCTTGTTTGCCCTTGTCACCGGGATTGCTGCACCATCCAGTGCCACAGAGCACACAAGCCCCCGAAAGGCATCCCCGACACATGCTCTTGCCATGCACGGGGCACCCAAATATCCGGAACACTTTCAGCATTTTGACTACGTCAACCCGGATGCGCCAAAAGGCGGCATCCTGCGTATGACTCATGCTTATGCCTTTAACAGCCTGAACCCCTTCATCATGAAAGGTGTGGCGGCACCGGGACTCGCACCGCTTGGCAGCAGCTATCTCTACGCATCCCTTATGGTCTCGAGCAAGGATGAACCCTTTACTGAATACGGATACCTAGCAGAAAGCATCGAGCTTGCCGACGATCGCAGCTGGGTTGCCTTCAACCTCCGGCCACAAGCCACGTTCCACGATGGAACACCTGTTCTGGCCGATGACGTTGTTTTCAGCTTCAACACCCTGCGCGAGAAGGGACGGCCGCTGTATCGTTCCTACTGGGGCAACATAACACGTGTGGAAGCAACCGGACCAAGGCGGGTTCTATTCACCTTTGATGGCACACGCAACCGCGAGCTTCCCTTGATCTTGGGGCAACTTCCCGTCTTCTCCAAGACAGACTGGGACGGGCACGACTTTGAACGCAGCAGCCTGCGCATTCCGCTCGGGAACGGGCCCTATCGCATTGCCACGGTCGAAAGCGGGCGACGCATCGTGTGGGAGCGTGTTGAGAATTGGTGGGGACATACGGTCCCGGCCCTGCGCGGCCACTATAACTTTGATACAATCCGGGTGGATATTTATCAGGATGACACGGTTGCCAAGGAAGCCCTGAAGGCTGGAAAGGTTGATATCCGTATTATTCGCAGCGCCCAAGAATGGGCGCGGGACTATCCGGAAACCGGGAAAGCAGATAGCCCACTGACCCGGATTACCATCAAGAACCAGAGCCCATCCGGTATGCAGGGCTTTGTCTTCAACACACGGCGCCCACCATTTTCCGACCCCAAGGTACGTGAAGCCCTGATCCAAGCCTTTGATTTCGAATGGACCAACGCCAACCTGTCTTTCGGACTTTACAAACGGACCCGAAGCTACTTTGGAAACTCAGACCTGGAAGCAACAGGGGAGCCGGGCCCGGAAGAACGAGTCCTGCTGGAACCCTGGCGTGACCAGATCCCTGAGCGTGTTTTTGGACCAGCCTGGGAACCTCCCCGCACAGACACCCCGGGTGGGCTACGCGCCAATCTGAAACGGGCCCTGACCCTTCTGGATGAGGCCGGGTACGAGGTGCGTAACAACGTTATGGTTTCCCGCGAAACCGGACAACCGCTGACCTTCGAGATTCTTCTTCATCACCCCGCCTGGGAGAGGGTAACGCGCCCCCTGCTCCAGAACCTGTCACGGCTAGGCATCCATGCCACCATGCGTACCATTGATCCGGCACAGCACCTGACCAGACGAAACCAATACGATTACGACATGATTGTTGATGCTTGGTTCCAGAGCCTGTCACCCGGCAATGAACAGCATGATTTTTTTGGTCGTCACGGAGCGGATAATCCCGGAGGACGCAATCTGGCCGGGATAAAGAATCCGGCCGTCGATGCCATGATCGAAAAAATGGTGCAGGCCGATACCCGCGCCGAGCTTGTAACCGCAAGCCGGGCCTTAGACCGGATCTTGCGCTGGAGCTTTCTGTGTATCCCACAATGGTACAAAAATGAAACCATGTACGTAGCAACCCGGCAGATCCGGACGCCCGAGATGAATGTCCTGCATCCCGTCACTGATCCAGATATTTTCTGGTACGCTCCGCAATCCTCCTGACGGAACCAAGCACCATGGGATCCTATATTCTGCGCCGTCTGCTTCTGATACCACTGACCCTGCTGGGAATCATGACGGTCAACTTCTTTGTCATCCAGACCGCACCCGGGGGACCGGTCGAACAGACATTGCTGATGATGACCGAAGCAACCGGTGGCCTAGCCTCTGAGTCGGGGGCGGGAGAAACAACCCTGTACCGCGGGAAACAGGGGCTGGACGATGAACACATTGAACACATCCGCAAACAATTCGGCTTTGACCGCCCGCTTCACGAACGCTACCTGATGATGCTGGCTGACTATGCCCGTTTCGAGCTGGGTGAGAGCTTTTATCAGTCCAAACCCGTCACCGAGATGGTAATCGATGCTCTTCCAGTTTCGATCTCCCTTGGGGTGTTGTCGACCCTGATCATCTATACCATCTCCATTCCCTTGGGCATCCTGAAAGCCATTCGCAGCGGCAGCCGTCTTGACGGTATTAGCAGCTGGATTGTCGTTGTCGGTTATGCGGTTCCATCATTCATGTTTGGGATCCTGTTTATTATCTTTCTGGCCGGTGGTCGCTTTCTGGACTGGTTTCCAATGCGGGGGCTTGCTTCGGATGACTTTCATACATTGTCATGGGCAGGGCAGGTGCTGGATTGGTTATGGCATATGACCCTGCCTGTTACAGCCATGGTGATGAGCGGCTTTGCCAGCCTGACCCTTCTGACCCGCAACTCTTTTCTTGAAGAAATCAGCAAGCAATACGTCATCACAGCCCGCGCCAAGGGACTGACCGAGCGGCGGGTTCTATATGGGCATGTCTTCCGCAATGCCATGCTGATTGTAATCGCTGGTTTCCCAGCCACACTGATTGCCATGTTCCTGACCGGGAGCATCCTGATCGAGAGCATTTTCTCGCTCAATGGCCTTGGCCTTCTCGGGTTTGAAGCCGTCGTCCGGCGCGACTACCCGGTTGTGTTTGGCAGCCTGTATATTTTTGGCCTGATCGGCCTTGTCATGAATCTGGCCAGCGATATCGCCCTGCACCTGGTTGACCCGCGGATCACATTTGAGTCTGCCCCATGAGCACAATCCATCAAACACCTTGGCAACGACGGCTGGATGCCTTCCGGGTACAACGGCGCAGCCTGTGGAGCCTGCGCATTCTGGGCATCCTGTTTCTGTTCAGTCTGTGTGCTGAATTCCTAGCTAACGACCGCCCCCTGCTTGTTTTCTACGATGGCAGGATCTATACGCCAGTGATAACCGATTACCCTGAAACAACGTTCGGCGGCTTCCTACCCACCTATACGGACTATCACGACCCAGAGGTCGGGGCCCTGATTGATGCCAAAGGGTTTGCCCTGTGGCCTCCCTTGCGTTTTTCCTACAACACCATAGATACTCGCACAGACGAACCGCCACCGGTTCCTCCCGGCTGGCTTCACCCCTTGGGGACCGATGGGCAGGGGCAGGATATTCTGGCCCAAATTCTGTACGGATTCCGCAGCTCCATGCTTTTCAGCCTAACCCTGACCACCCTGTCGGTTGGCATCGCCATTGTGATCGGAGCCCTGCAGGGGTTCTATGGTGGACACATTGATCTTTTTGGCCAGCGTGCCTTGGAAATATGGAGCGGGCTTCCCCAATTGTTCATCCTGATTATCCTTGCCAGCCTGATTGCTCCTTCATTCTGGAGCATTCTTCTGGCGTTGGCCCTGTTTTCTTGGACAAGTCTGGTTGGTTTGGTCCGGGCCGAGGTTCTGAAAGTGCGGGCACAGGACTACGTGCGTGCAGCGCGTGCGCTTGGAGCCGGCAATACGCGTATTCTATGGCGTCACATCCTGCCCAACGCCCTGACAGCATCCCTGACCATGGCTCCTTTTCTGCTGGCCGGCAGCATTGTGACACTTGCCGCGCTGGATCTGATCGGTTACGGGCTGCCCTCGACTTCGGCCTCTCTCGGGGCGCTGCTGAAGCAGGGAAAAGACAGCCTAGATGCCCCTTGGGTTGGCATCAGTGGCTTCGTCACCTTGGCCTCCTGCCTGACCATGCTCGTCTTTGTCGGGGAAGGTATCCGTGATGCCCTTGATCCAAGGCACAAGGCCGGGCGGGGTGGGTCATGAGCATACGGCAGAGCACACCATCGGTCACGCAACCGATCTTGTCCATACGGGATCTCTGTATTTGTACGCACGGACGGGACAACCCTGTTAACCTCGTCAAGGGACTGTCGCTGGACATTGCACACGGTGAGACACTGGCCTTGGTCGGAGAGTCAGGCTGCGGAAAGTCCATGACTGCTTTGTCGGTTCTCCGCCTTTTACCACCGGGTGTCCGGATCCGCTCCGGGTCAATCCACCTCAAGGGACAGGATCTTGCCGGAGCAAACGACGCAAGGCTGCGCAAAATCCGCGGCAACCGGATCGGCATGGTTTTTCAGGAACCAATGAACAGCCTAAATCCGCTTCATACCATCGGACGCCAGATTGCCGAGTCCCTGCATGCCCATCAGACCATAAAGCGAAATGCTCTCCGGTCTCGGGTTATCGAACTGCTGGACATGGTGGGACTGCCAAACCCGCAATCACGTCTGCGGGCTTTTCCTCACGAACTGTCGGGTGGCCAACGCCAAAGGGTCATGATCGCCATGGCACTGGCCAATGCGCCCGATCTCCTGATTGCAGATGAACCCACCACAGCACTGGATGTCACAATTCAGGCACAGATCCTTTCCCTTCTGAAAGACATGCAAAAGCAGATGGGAATGGCGATCCTGTTCATCACGCATGATCTGGGAATTGTGCGGCGGATTGCCGATCGGGCTTGCGTCATGAAGGATGGTGAGCTGGCCGAGGAACGCCCGACGCCAGATCTGTTCTCCAGTCCACAGCATCCTTTCACCCGCCATCTTTTGTCCTCCGGCCCATCCGGACACAAAGATCCGGTTGCCCCGGATGCGCCGGTCGTTCTGGACGTACAAAACATGCAGGTCCGCTTCCCGGTACGGCGTGGTCTTTTTGGCCTAGCCCGGCACTGGAATACGGTCGTCAATGATGTTTCCCTGACTCTGCGACAGGGCCAAACCTTGGGTATTGTCGGTGAATCCGGATCGGGGAAAACAACATTGGCCATGGCCATACTGCGGCTGGTCAAGGCGCAGGGGCGCATTGTCTGCCTGGGTCATGCACTGGACGAACTACCAGAGAAGACCCTGCGTCCGTTCCGACGCTCGATGCAAATCGTGTTTCAGGATCCATGGGGATCACTCAGCCCTCGCATGACCGTACGGGATATCATAGGTGAAGGCCTTGATATCCACTGCCCCGGCAGCAAACAGGATCGTGAGGCCGCCATCCAGGCCATCCTAGACGAGGTTGGCCTGACACCGGACCATGCAGACCGTTACCCCCATGAATTTTCCGGCGGGCAACGTCAAAGGATCGGCATTGCGCGTGCCTTGGTCCTCAAACCCAGACTTCTGGTTCTGGATGAACCCACCAGCGCCCTAGACGTCTCTATCCAGGCACAGATTATCGCCCTTCTGCGTAATCTCCAGCAACGCCATCACCTGTCCTTCCTGTTCATAAGCCATGATTTGCGGGTCGTTCGCGCCTTGGCAGACACCATCCTAGTCATGAAGAACGGCCAAGCGGTGGAATACGGCCCAACCAGCACCGTACTGAAAGATCCACAGCACCCCTATACGCAAACCCTTCTGGCCGCTGCCTTCCTAGATCAACTACCCACGTATGGAAAAAACCACACCCGTTTTCCGGAACCGGACAATATTATAGGAGAGTCTTAACTTTCACGGGCGATACTCGCATACTGTGCTGGATTGTACGGTAGACCCCATCAACCGGCATCGGTATTGACGGGCACATCTGCCCACATTGGCTGCGGAAAACCGGATGACCGAGCAGTTTCGCCTGAAAGATGACCCAACGCTACAAACCGTCGGTGGTCTGCGTCCGATCACCAATGATGCCGCCTTTACAGTGCAGGTAGAGATCTCGGTTATGCTGGGCAAATCCATGCTGCGGGTGCACCAGCTGCTGAAACTGGGCCGCGGTGCCGTGGTCGAGCTGGATCAGAAGACCGATGAGCCTGTGGAAATTTATGCCAACGGCATACTGGTGGCCCGTGGCGAGGTGGTGATTACCGAAGGCGACAAGATCGGCGTGACCCTGACAGAGCTTGTACACTCTGTCTACGCGACCTGATATGCTGTCTGTAGAGAATCAACGGCAGGAACGCAGGGTGATCAGGCATTAAGCCCTTCTGCTTCTGTCGCCGCAGCACCGATAATATCGCCGAACTCACTCAGAAACACCGATCCCTTGACCGTACGCAAAATAAGAACGCTGCGGCGGTCATGGTCGTCCATCTTGCGCTTGAGCAAGCCATAGTCAGCAAGCCGATCCACAGCCCTAGTAATGGCGGGCTTGGAGACATTCAGTTCTGCCGCAAGCCCCCGTACGGTATGGGGAGGAGGCGTCAGATAAACAGTCAACAACAGGGCCATCTGACGGGCAGACAAATCCGGTGCCTCCCGACGAACACTCTCGACAATCGCGCCGC comes from Haematospirillum jordaniae and encodes:
- the yejB gene encoding microcin C ABC transporter permease YejB, which encodes MGSYILRRLLLIPLTLLGIMTVNFFVIQTAPGGPVEQTLLMMTEATGGLASESGAGETTLYRGKQGLDDEHIEHIRKQFGFDRPLHERYLMMLADYARFELGESFYQSKPVTEMVIDALPVSISLGVLSTLIIYTISIPLGILKAIRSGSRLDGISSWIVVVGYAVPSFMFGILFIIFLAGGRFLDWFPMRGLASDDFHTLSWAGQVLDWLWHMTLPVTAMVMSGFASLTLLTRNSFLEEISKQYVITARAKGLTERRVLYGHVFRNAMLIVIAGFPATLIAMFLTGSILIESIFSLNGLGLLGFEAVVRRDYPVVFGSLYIFGLIGLVMNLASDIALHLVDPRITFESAP
- a CDS encoding FliM/FliN family flagellar motor switch protein, producing the protein MTEQFRLKDDPTLQTVGGLRPITNDAAFTVQVEISVMLGKSMLRVHQLLKLGRGAVVELDQKTDEPVEIYANGILVARGEVVITEGDKIGVTLTELVHSVYAT
- a CDS encoding MarR family winged helix-turn-helix transcriptional regulator gives rise to the protein MDIKISAVEALDLWRGAIVESVRREAPDLSARQMALLLTVYLTPPPHTVRGLAAELNVSKPAITRAVDRLADYGLLKRKMDDHDRRSVLILRTVKGSVFLSEFGDIIGAAATEAEGLNA
- a CDS encoding ABC transporter ATP-binding protein, with translation MSIRQSTPSVTQPILSIRDLCICTHGRDNPVNLVKGLSLDIAHGETLALVGESGCGKSMTALSVLRLLPPGVRIRSGSIHLKGQDLAGANDARLRKIRGNRIGMVFQEPMNSLNPLHTIGRQIAESLHAHQTIKRNALRSRVIELLDMVGLPNPQSRLRAFPHELSGGQRQRVMIAMALANAPDLLIADEPTTALDVTIQAQILSLLKDMQKQMGMAILFITHDLGIVRRIADRACVMKDGELAEERPTPDLFSSPQHPFTRHLLSSGPSGHKDPVAPDAPVVLDVQNMQVRFPVRRGLFGLARHWNTVVNDVSLTLRQGQTLGIVGESGSGKTTLAMAILRLVKAQGRIVCLGHALDELPEKTLRPFRRSMQIVFQDPWGSLSPRMTVRDIIGEGLDIHCPGSKQDREAAIQAILDEVGLTPDHADRYPHEFSGGQRQRIGIARALVLKPRLLVLDEPTSALDVSIQAQIIALLRNLQQRHHLSFLFISHDLRVVRALADTILVMKNGQAVEYGPTSTVLKDPQHPYTQTLLAAAFLDQLPTYGKNHTRFPEPDNIIGES
- a CDS encoding ABC transporter permease, with the protein product MSTIHQTPWQRRLDAFRVQRRSLWSLRILGILFLFSLCAEFLANDRPLLVFYDGRIYTPVITDYPETTFGGFLPTYTDYHDPEVGALIDAKGFALWPPLRFSYNTIDTRTDEPPPVPPGWLHPLGTDGQGQDILAQILYGFRSSMLFSLTLTTLSVGIAIVIGALQGFYGGHIDLFGQRALEIWSGLPQLFILIILASLIAPSFWSILLALALFSWTSLVGLVRAEVLKVRAQDYVRAARALGAGNTRILWRHILPNALTASLTMAPFLLAGSIVTLAALDLIGYGLPSTSASLGALLKQGKDSLDAPWVGISGFVTLASCLTMLVFVGEGIRDALDPRHKAGRGGS